The following are encoded together in the Kribbella sp. CA-293567 genome:
- a CDS encoding CGNR zinc finger domain-containing protein, with translation MESLTTPDRMIRIAVDLVNTRTLEPEQLTSVAALEQFLLDHGEPIVTVGEADLAAVKEVRERLRPVFRAEPREAAQILNALLAEYAVRPYLSDHDGSPWHLHVARPDATWAEWLAAGAALGLSGFAAGHGFEAIDTCAAHDCERVFVNGAQRRPRRFCTPTCSSRSRVASYRARRSGGALGSPQDPRRTEESA, from the coding sequence GTGGAGAGTCTGACGACCCCGGACCGGATGATCCGGATCGCCGTGGACCTGGTGAACACCAGGACGCTCGAGCCGGAGCAGTTGACCTCCGTGGCCGCCTTGGAGCAGTTCCTGCTCGACCACGGAGAGCCGATCGTGACGGTCGGCGAGGCCGATCTGGCCGCCGTGAAGGAAGTGCGGGAGCGCCTGCGGCCGGTCTTCCGGGCCGAACCCCGCGAAGCGGCCCAAATCCTCAACGCCCTGCTCGCCGAGTACGCCGTACGGCCTTATCTGTCCGATCACGACGGGTCGCCGTGGCACCTGCACGTGGCCAGGCCCGACGCGACCTGGGCGGAGTGGCTGGCCGCCGGCGCGGCGCTCGGGCTGTCGGGGTTCGCCGCCGGCCATGGGTTCGAGGCGATCGACACCTGTGCGGCGCACGACTGCGAGCGCGTCTTCGTCAACGGGGCACAGCGGCGTCCGCGCCGGTTCTGTACGCCGACCTGCTCCAGCCGGAGCCGCGTCGCGTCGTACCGGGCCCGCCGATCGGGCGGCGCACTAGGATCGCCACAGGACCCCCGCCGAACCGAGGAGAGCGCGTGA
- a CDS encoding biotin/lipoyl-binding carrier protein — translation MSHTVVAELVANVQSIIAKAGDQVGPEDTLVILESMKMEIPVLAEVAGTITELRVSEGEVVRDGDPIAVIEDK, via the coding sequence GTGAGTCACACCGTCGTGGCAGAGCTGGTGGCGAACGTCCAGTCGATCATCGCCAAGGCCGGGGACCAGGTCGGTCCGGAGGACACGCTCGTCATCCTGGAGTCGATGAAGATGGAGATCCCGGTGCTCGCGGAGGTGGCCGGCACGATCACCGAACTGCGGGTCTCCGAGGGCGAGGTCGTCCGGGACGGCGACCCGATCGCGGTCATCGAAGACAAGTAG
- the sigE gene encoding RNA polymerase sigma factor SigE: protein MVFSLVAERTQGGVGVKPVDSPVVPAPSTPQFRPEAETLPSWDEIVRAHSARVYRLAYRLTGNKHDAEDLTQEVFVRVFRSLSSYTPGTFEGWLYRITTNLFLDGARRKQRIRFDGLPEDAHDRLPAKGSGPAEKLDHDLFDHDVQYALDALPEDFRAAVVLCDIEGMTYDEIADVLNVKLGTVRSRIHRGRSMLRKHLEHRAPRSGQTRISGPPADGPFLAGGGDR from the coding sequence ATGGTGTTCTCACTCGTTGCCGAGCGGACCCAGGGAGGCGTTGGCGTGAAACCGGTCGACAGCCCCGTGGTGCCCGCTCCGAGCACCCCGCAGTTCCGGCCCGAGGCCGAGACGCTGCCGTCCTGGGACGAGATCGTCCGGGCCCACTCGGCCCGCGTCTACCGGCTCGCCTACCGCCTGACCGGCAACAAGCACGACGCCGAGGACCTGACCCAGGAGGTCTTCGTCCGGGTCTTCCGGTCGCTGTCGTCCTACACGCCGGGCACGTTCGAGGGCTGGCTCTACCGGATCACCACGAACCTCTTTTTGGACGGCGCGCGCCGCAAGCAGCGGATCCGGTTCGACGGTCTGCCCGAGGACGCGCACGACCGGCTGCCGGCGAAGGGCTCCGGCCCGGCCGAGAAGCTGGACCACGACCTGTTCGACCACGACGTGCAGTATGCGCTGGACGCGCTGCCGGAGGACTTCCGTGCGGCCGTGGTGCTCTGCGACATCGAGGGCATGACGTACGACGAGATCGCCGACGTGCTGAACGTGAAGCTCGGCACCGTTCGCAGCCGGATTCACCGTGGCCGCTCGATGCTGCGCAAGCACCTCGAGCACCGCGCCCCCCGGTCCGGCCAGACCCGTATCAGTGGCCCGCCCGCGGACGGGCCATTCCTTGCCGGAGGTGGTGACCGGTGA
- a CDS encoding anti-sigma factor family protein: MTSQHPMDKLSAVVDGELDHDSRDKVLSHLVGCDACRSEVDAQRRLKARLAATAAPEPSMDLMQRLMGVSSFSPDVREEVRPVLTPAAAYTLSPQRSAFPAARTDATRPGTRTPSRSRRRTGVLGAAGSAAAMASLLGTAFVLGDPARSEQPPGLQPPVTSFSADHAAANPGAPFTDPVALMNSFNGAGYAGLSPTLQPVALTGR, translated from the coding sequence GTGACCTCGCAACACCCCATGGACAAGCTGAGCGCCGTCGTGGACGGCGAACTCGACCACGACTCGCGCGACAAGGTGCTCAGCCATCTGGTCGGCTGCGACGCCTGTCGCTCCGAGGTGGACGCGCAACGGCGGCTCAAGGCCCGCCTGGCCGCGACGGCCGCGCCGGAGCCCTCGATGGACCTGATGCAGCGCCTGATGGGCGTCTCCTCGTTCTCGCCGGACGTGCGTGAGGAGGTCCGGCCGGTGCTGACGCCGGCAGCGGCGTACACACTCAGCCCGCAGCGCTCCGCGTTTCCCGCGGCTCGCACTGACGCCACACGGCCAGGCACCCGGACGCCGAGCCGCAGCCGTCGGCGTACCGGCGTACTGGGCGCGGCGGGCTCTGCTGCCGCCATGGCCTCACTACTCGGTACTGCGTTCGTGCTGGGTGACCCGGCGCGGTCGGAGCAGCCCCCCGGGCTGCAGCCGCCCGTGACGAGCTTCTCCGCCGACCACGCTGCTGCCAACCCCGGTGCTCCGTTCACGGACCCGGTGGCGCTGATGAACTCGTTCAACGGGGCTGGCTACGCCGGGCTGAGCCCGACGCTGCAGCCGGTGGCCCTGACGGGCCGCTGA
- a CDS encoding transcriptional regulator, whose protein sequence is MSLSRLAVLVGTALIGFGLPLPAAATPAPAAQREDNPSAVAWLQRAAAAPDHVSFHGTQIITSWGPQGASSAMLDIVHAASQGSEISVVGSAASPGAKAFVQRANHAAGPTVDGGPLALLKETYELVYKCCTDTIGRAAVLVEALRGDRTVAGRFWIDQTTGLLLQRQLFGDDGKTMVRATVFTDLEIEQSEFIGHLPPMAPGSVESVGMSSVDGLRSQGWTCSPTLPASLQLYDVHQDQATKSLQFSYSDGLFNVSLFEQRGELDPAAVAGYTMTTTADGARIYQRYGMPSYAVWSSGGIVYTLVGDLPYENLAKVVAAFPHTPPPKVTAVQRMGTGLAKIASWLTPVGALSHKLG, encoded by the coding sequence GTGAGCCTCTCCCGGCTCGCCGTACTGGTCGGCACCGCGCTGATCGGCTTCGGCCTGCCTCTGCCCGCCGCGGCCACGCCTGCGCCTGCCGCACAGCGTGAAGACAACCCGAGCGCCGTCGCCTGGCTCCAACGAGCTGCGGCAGCGCCGGATCACGTGTCGTTCCACGGCACCCAGATCATCACCTCCTGGGGACCGCAGGGCGCTAGCTCGGCCATGCTCGACATCGTCCACGCGGCCTCGCAGGGGTCGGAGATCAGCGTGGTCGGCTCGGCTGCCTCCCCGGGCGCCAAGGCGTTCGTGCAGCGGGCCAACCACGCCGCTGGGCCGACTGTCGACGGCGGACCGCTCGCGCTGCTCAAGGAGACCTACGAGCTGGTCTACAAGTGCTGCACGGACACGATCGGACGCGCCGCCGTACTGGTCGAGGCGCTGCGCGGCGACCGGACCGTGGCGGGCCGGTTCTGGATCGACCAGACGACCGGGCTGCTGCTGCAGCGGCAGTTGTTCGGCGACGACGGCAAGACGATGGTCCGGGCGACGGTGTTCACCGACCTGGAGATCGAGCAGTCCGAGTTCATCGGTCACCTCCCGCCGATGGCTCCGGGCAGCGTCGAGTCGGTGGGGATGAGCAGTGTCGACGGGCTGCGCTCCCAAGGCTGGACCTGCTCACCGACGCTCCCGGCGTCGCTGCAGCTCTACGACGTCCACCAGGACCAGGCGACCAAGTCCCTGCAGTTCTCGTACTCCGACGGGCTCTTCAACGTCTCCCTCTTCGAGCAGCGTGGAGAGCTCGACCCCGCGGCGGTGGCGGGCTACACGATGACCACCACGGCGGACGGTGCACGGATCTACCAGCGCTACGGGATGCCGTCGTACGCCGTCTGGTCGTCCGGCGGCATCGTCTACACGCTGGTCGGTGACCTGCCGTACGAGAACCTCGCCAAGGTGGTGGCGGCCTTCCCGCACACCCCGCCGCCGAAGGTGACCGCCGTGCAGCGGATGGGCACCGGACTGGCGAAAATCGCGTCGTGGCTCACTCCGGTGGGTGCGCTTTCCCACAAGCTGGGATAA